The proteins below come from a single Gopherus evgoodei ecotype Sinaloan lineage unplaced genomic scaffold, rGopEvg1_v1.p scaffold_49_arrow_ctg1, whole genome shotgun sequence genomic window:
- the LOC115643012 gene encoding olfactory receptor 52R1-like encodes MLAITDLVVSTSILPKMLSLFWFSAREISFSACLTQLYVFHSFSVIESGIFVAMAFDCYVAICDPLRHATTLTNPVVAKISLAMVLRGSMLVLPYPFLLRRWPYCRTNVIPQPYCGHMAVLKLACVDIRISSYYGLFVLFCVMGLDVIFIILSYTQILRAIFSLPTKDACLKTLGTCSFHLCSILVFYIPGLFFSLSDRFHQNVPLHFHVLIVNVYYLMPSMLNPIIYGVRTKRIWGRVLWLFTHKRT; translated from the coding sequence atgctggccatcaCCGATCTGGTCGTGTCTACGTCCATcctgcccaaaatgctgagccTCTTCTGGTTCAGTGCTAGGgagatcagtttcagtgcctgcctcacccagctgTATGTCTTTCACTCCTTCTCAGTGATAGAGTCAGGAATCttcgtggccatggcttttgattGCTATGTGGCCATTTGTGATCCCCTGAGACATGCAACCACACTGACAAACCCTGTGGTGGCTAAGATCAGCCTGGCCATGGTGCTGCGTGGCAGCATGCTCGTATTACCCTACCCCTTCCTGTTGAGGcggtggccatattgcagaaccaacgtCATCCCTCAGCCATACTGTGGCCACATGGCCGTACTGAAGCTGGCCTGTGTCGACATCCGCATCAGCAGTTACTATGGCCTCTTTGTACTATTCTGTGTGATGGGTCTAgatgtcatttttattattttgtcctATActcagatcctcagggccatcttctccctccccacaaaggatgctTGTCTCAAGACTTTGGGGACCTGCAGCTTCCACTTATGTTCCATCTTAGTCTTTTACATCCCAGGtctattcttctctctctctgaccgGTTTCACCAGAATGTGCCCCTGCATTTCCACGTTCTCATAGTCAATGTGTACTACTTGATGCCCTCCATGCTGAACCCCATCATCTATGGGGTGAGGACCAAACGGATCTGGGGCAGGGTGCTCTGGCTCTTTACTCATAAACGGACTTAA